From the Saccharomonospora marina XMU15 genome, the window GTTACGTCGTGCTCGGCGTGGTGTGGGGCGGCGCGGTGGCGGGCGTCGCGTTGAAGATGCTGTGGCCGAGGGCGCCACGCTGGCTCGGCGTACCGATCTACATCGCGCTCGGTTGGGTGGCTGTGTTCGTGCTGCCCGAACTCGCCAGCTCGGCCGGAATCGCCGCGTTGGTGCTGCTGCTCGTCGGTGGGCTGTTCTACACGGTCGGCTCGGTGTTCTACGCGACCAAGTGGCCGAACTACTGGCCGACGACCTTCGGCTACCACGAGTTCTTCCACGCCTGCACGGTGCTTGCGGCCGTTTGCCATTACATCGCGATCTGGCTGGCCATCTACGCCTGACAGCCATTCGGCAGAGCGCGGACCAAGGTCAGGCCGTGGCAGGCCGTCATGACGCCCGTTCCAGCGCCGGGCTGTGCGTCACCGACCCGAAGAAGACATCGACGGCCCGCCGGGTGCGCTCGTGGCTGGACGGCATCAGGTTGAGCTGGTCGTCCGTCGTCCTACCGCTCCCTGACTGCGTAGGTCAGGTGGGTCACCCGATGCGACGGCTCCACGCGGACCGGCTCCAGGGCCACGCGGCCCGCGTCCACGCCCTCGAACAGCCGGATTCCGGAGCCGCTGCCCGCGCCATAGCAGCTATCATATTCCCATATCGGAATGTGTCAATCGAGAAGAAGTCGGGCGATCGCCAGCTGACGATCGCCACCCCCGAGCCTTGAGCACTGGCTCGGAACTACAACCTTCAATCGATGAGTTCGCCCGAAAGCAGCGAAACCGGGATAGCCGACCCCGTACGCCGGTACACTGCGCCGCCGTGGATTACGGCGCTCTCATACCCATCGTCGGCGGCTTGCTCGGGCTCACGATCGTGGTACTGGGCTTCGTCGAACACACGGTTCGGCGGCTCGCGCGGCAGACCGTGCGGATCGAGACCAAGCTCGACGCCGTGCTCGACAGCCTCGGGATCGCGGCGCCGAGGCCCGAGATCACGCGAGTCAACTCGCTGATCCTGGAAGGCAAGCGGGTTCAAGCCATCAAGGAGTACCGAAAGCACACGGGCGCCACTCTCATCGAAGCCAGGCAAGCCATCGAGGGCCTCGAACGGCGCGGGTACTCCGGTTAGCCGGCACTCGCGGAGGGCTCAGCCGAGGTCGGGGCCCTTCGACCGCAGATCATCTACTGTGGATAGCGCCTCGCGAAGTTCGGCAAGCCACGAGTCGGCGTGCTGCCCTACCAGTTTCACCGCCCATGCCAGTGCCTCCGAACGTGAGCGCGCCACTCCCGCGTCGACCAGCGTATCCAGCACCCGGCGCTCCGGCTGCCGCAACCGGGTCATCACCGGCACCGACAGCGTGGTGAACAGTTGCCTGCTGTCGCCCAGCCGGGCACCCCAGGCCACCTTGCGCCGGAAGCGATACTCGGCCTGCCTTGCGATCTCGATGCGCTGGTCCCTCGTCTCCTCCCGGAACCGGCTGATGCGCCCCTCCTCTGCCGCCGAGCGCGCCGCCTCGTCGCCGAACTCCTGAGTCAACGGTGGCAACTCACCGACCACGACGATCTCCTCGCGGTCGACGGTGATCTCTGGTTCGCCGACGAACCAGCCGTCCGGCAGCCTTCCGCTGAACCACGCGGGCACATCTTCCGCGCTGGGCACCTCGCCCTGCTGACCGCCACGCCCGCGCCAACGCTGCCCCATGATGCCTCCCGATTACATGATTACATCAATGCTTACGGTAGGCCGGGACCGCGAGATGTGACAGGGCTGTTCACTACTGGCGAATGGGTACCGACAGCGCCGCGGCCAGTCGCTGCGGTGTCGTCACCGGGCGTTCGCACACGTATCCGTGGCAGACATAGGCCGCGGCATTCCCGTCGACAAGCGGGCGGTCGGCGAGCAGCGGCACACCGCCCGCCTCTGGCGGACCCGCCAGCACCACGCCGCCGCCGTGCACCTCGCGTGCTGCCTCGACAAGCAGATCCGACCGCGCCGCCGCGTCCGGCCCCACGACAGCGACCTGGACAGGTCCCGCGAGCAGTGCCTCCGCCACGGACAGCCAGTGTCCGGCGAACCGTGGTGCCTGCGCGACGATCGTCCCGGCCCTGTCCAGCGCTCGCTCACAAGCCTGCCGGTACTCGCCTGCTCGGTCCGGACCCGCCAGCGCGGAAGCCGTGAGCAACGCCCCTGCCAGCGCGGACGCTCCCGATGGCGTGGCGTTGTCGGTGGGGTCCGACGGCCGATGCACCAGCGCCTCGGCGTCGGCGGCCGTGTCGTGGAACGCACCAGGCAACTCGTCGTCGGAGAACAGCTCCAGCGCGGTGTCCAGCAGCAGGGTCGCCTGCGTCAGCCACACCGACTCTCCACTGGCCTGGTGGACCGCGAGCAGGCCCTCGGCAAGGCATGCGTAGTCCTCGAGCACCCCTGCGGCTTCACCGACCACGCCGCCGCGAGAGCTGCGCCGCAGCCGTGCGTCCACGAGATGCCGGTCGAGCAGCAACTCGGCGGCGGAGACGGCAGCCTCCACCCAGTCGGGTCGCTCGAGCGCCACACCCGCCTCGGCGAGCGCGGTGATCGCCAGCCCGTTCCAGGCGGTGACCACCTTGTCGTCGCGCGACGGCTGCGGCCGACCGTTACGCGCTTCGAGCAACGCCGTGCTCACCCGCAACCACCTGGCCGTTTCGTCGGGGTCGCGTGGCAGTTGCAGCGTGGAGGCCCCGTGCTCGAAGGTGCCTTCCTCGGTCACCCGGAAGACCTCCGCCGCCCACGAGCCGTCCTCCGGCCCGAGCACCTCGACCAGTTGCGCGGGGGTCCACACGTAGGTGAGCCCTTCGACGCCCTCGGTGTCGGCGTCCAGCGACGCGGCGAACCCGCCCTCCTGCGTGCGCAGGTCGCGAAGCAGGAACTCCGCGGTCTCCGCGGCGACACGGGTGGCCAGCGCGGAGGAGGTGCGGCGGGCGAGATGGGCGTAGCAGCGCAGCAGCAGTGCGTTGTCGTACAACATCTTCTCGAAGTGCGGCACCACCCACGCCGCGTCCACCGAGTACCTGGCGAACCCGCCCGCGAGCTGGTCGTAGATGCCACCGCGAGCCATACCCTCCGCCGTGAGCTCCACAACGGACAGCGCTTCGGCCGATCCGGTGCGCTCGTAGTGGCGCAGCAGGAACTCCATGACCATGGCGGGCGGGAACTTGGGCGCACCACCGAAGCCGCCGTGCCCCGGATCGATCTGTCCGCGCAAAGTGGACACCGCGGTCGCGATGGCCTCCTCGTCGACAGGTCGCTGCGCCAGCGGCGCCGTCTGCTCCTGGATGTGGCTGACGATCTTCGTGGCACCCTGGCGCAGTTCGTCCGCGCGTTCCGACCACGCGCGCGCCACCGCCGTGAGCACCTGCCGAAACGACGGCATCCCGTGCCGGGGCGTCGGCGGGTAGTAGGTGCCGCAGTGGAACGGCTTGCCGTCCGGGGTGAGGAAGCACGTCATCGGCCAGCCGCCCTGCCCGGTCATCGCCTGGGTGGCGGTCATGTAGACGGCGTCGATGTCCGGCCGCTCCTCGCGGTCCACCTTGATGTTGACGAAGTGCGCGTTCATGAACGCGGCCGTCTCGTCGTCTTCGAACGACTCGTGGGCCATGACGTGACACCAGTGGCACGCGGCGTAGCCGATGGACAGCAGGATGGGCACGTCACGGCGCTTCGCCTCGTCGAGGGCCTGCGCGCTCCACGGCCACCAGTCCACCGGGTTGTCGGCGTGCTGCAGCAGGTACGGCGAGGTTGCGCTGGCTAGGCGATTCACAGCGACAGCGTCTCACACGCGCTGTCGGCTCGCCGGTCCCCGCCGCGCCGCCTGCTCGACGAGCACTGCGACCCCGTCGAGCAGCCGTTCGAGCCCGAACTCGAACGCCCTTGCCGGGTCGGCGGCCCCGTACTCCTGGCCCGCGGCGGCGCCGACCTCCGCGGCGACGGGGAACTTCTCGGCGTCGAACACCTTGGTGAGCAGCGGTTCGTACCGCCGCCACCATTCCTCGTCGGCGATTCCGGTGGCGCGCTCGGCCTGCGCATACTCCACGGCGCCGCGTGCCGCACCGTGCACGTAGTTGACCACGAGCGTCACCACCAGGTCCATTTCGATGCTGGTCAGCCCGATTCCCGCGACGGCACGCAGGTCACGGTCGTACTTGGCGATCAGGTTGGGTCCGAGCACGGGGCGCGTGGTCGCCACCTGTAGCAGCCAGGGATGGCGCAGGTAGAGCTCCCAGGTGCGCCTCGCGGCTCGCGCCAGCCGATCCCGCCAACCGCCCGGCTCCTCCTCGTCCTCGCATGCCTCGGCGTGGACCCTGTCCACCATGAGGTCGACGAGTTCCGCCTTGCTGGGTACGTAGCCGTAGAGCGACATCGCGGTGACGCCGAGGTCCGTGGCGAGCCTGCGCATCGAGACGGCTTCCAGCCCCTCGGCGTTGGCGATCGCGATGGCGGCCGCCGCGATGCGGTCGACCGTGAGCCGGGGCTTCGGGCCTCTGCGCGGTCGTTCCTGGATGCCCCAGAGCAGCTCCATGCTGCGCTTCGGGTCACCGCTTCCGCTGTAAACGCCGATCACATCGCCCATTCTGCCCCGGTTGATAACTCTATACAGCGTAGGTTATTGTCGCCGAGTTAACTCCATACGTCGTAGACAGATTGGGGGGCGGGATGGCGCTGGACGCGACGGTCGTCGCGGAGGGGCTGCGCAAGCGCTACGGCGACACGACCGCACTGGACGGATTCGACCTGCGGGTGCGCACGGGAACCGTGCACGGCCTGCTGGGACCGAACGGCGCGGGCAAGACAACGGCGGTGCGAGTACTGACCACCCTCGTGCGACCCGACTCCGGAAGAGCCAGCGTGGCGGGTTTCGACGTATCGAGCCGGCACAAGTGGGTGCGATACCGGATCGGCCTCGTCGGACAGCACGCCGCCGTCGACGAGATCCTGACCGGCAGGCAGAACCTCGAGTTGTTCGGCAGGTTGCTGCACCTTGACAGGGCGCGCGCCAGGGAGCGGGCAGGGGAACTACTGGTTCGCTTCGGGCTGGGCGAGGCGGCGGACCGGCCGCTGAAGCAGTACTCCGGCGGCATGCGCAGGCGACTCGACCTCGCGGCCAGTCTCATCCTGACGCCCCCGGTGCTGTTCCTCGACGAGCCCACCACCGGACTCGACCCGCGCGCCCGCAACGAGGTGTGGGCACGGATTCGGGAGCTGGCCTCGGCGGGCACGACGGTGTTGCTCACCACCCAGTACCTGGAGGAGGCCGACCAGCTCGCCGACGAGGTGTCCGTGGTCGACGCGGGCAAGGTCGTGGCTCAGGGCACGCCCGAGGAGCTGAAGAAACGAATCGGCACCGACCGCGTCGACATCGTCGTCCGCGACGGCGCGGATATCCCGGCGGCCACGCGGTTGCTGGCATCGATCGCGGCGGGCGACGTGGAGCTCGATACCGAGCGCAGGTGGCTCAGCGCACCGGTAGGAGACCGCATGGCGGCGTTGGCGGCACTCGTTCGCACGCTGGGCGAAGCGGGTGTCGCGGCCGAGGACATCGCACTGCGCAGGCCGACCCTGGACGAGGTGTTCCTCGAACTCACCACTGCCACCCCGAACAAGCCGACCAAGCCGACCAAGGAGATCGCATGAGCCAGGATCTCGCGCCACAACACCCCGGCGGCGTGAGCATCGCCGAACCGGCCCCGCCGCGTGGCAAGGAACGTCTGCGCTGGGCCGTAGCCGATGGGTGGGCTATCACCAAGCGTGACCTCACGCACTGGAGGAACCAGCCCGGCCAGTTCGTGGCAGGGCAACTGTTCCCTGTCATGGTGCTGTTGCTGTTCGGGCTGCTCTTCGGCGGGGCGATGGCCGTGCCCGGTGGCGGTTACTGGGAGTTTCTCGTGCCAGGCGTGCTGGCTCTGACGATGGTGTTCGGCGTCGAGGGCACGTTCACCGCCGTCAGCACGGATGTCACCCGGGGCGTCACCGACCGCTTCCGGTCGCTGCCGATGGCACCCTCGGCAGTGGTCGTCGGCCGGTGCACGGCCGACATGCTGAACGCCGTGCTGAGCCTGGCGACACTCACGGCCGTGGGACTCGCGGCGGGTTGGCGACCGCACGGCGGGCTCACCGCGACCCTCGCCGCCTTCGGGCTGCTCCTGCTGTTGCGGCTGGCGATGCTGTGGCTTGGCGTCTACCTCGGGCTCGTCCTGCGCAGCGCGGAATCGGTGATGGCGCTGCAGATCCTGGTCTGGCCCCTTGGCTTTCTCTCCAACACCTTCGTGGCTCCGGCCACTATGCCGGGTTGGCTCGGGACGATCGCGGAGTGGAACCCGCTGTCCGCGACGGTCGCCGCGACGCGGGAGTTGTTCGGCAATCCCGGTTGGACGACCGACTCCTGGCTCGCGACACATCCGGTGCTCGCCGCCGTAGCCTGGCCCGCCCTAGGAATCGCGGTGTTCTTCCCGCTTTCCGTCCGCCGCTACCGCGCTCTCAGCCACTGAGTGCGCTGGGGCCGCTGTGTCCGCTCGGTCCGAGCCTGCCCCCTGCTGCTCGGGTTCCTCGAACGAGGCGGGCACGCGCTTGAGGTGCTTGGTCATCGACCTGACCAGGAACACGACGGCGATGAAGAACAGCAGCAGGAGCAGCAGGCCGACGGGCGAGGACTTGCCGAAGTCCGCGCCCTGGCCACCGCCGTCGCCCCCCGGCTGCGCGAGCACGGCCGCACCGGACATCGCGGGAACGGCCACGAAGGCCGGAAGCGTCATGTGTTCACCTTCTCTCGGACCCCCGCGAACAGATCGTCCTCCGGCAACGTCGTGTCGACAAGGGAACGTACGAGTTCGTACTCCTCGGTGGGCCACACTTCCCGCTGCACCTCCAGCGGCACGGCGAACCAGCGGCTGTTGGGGTCGATCTGGGTGGCGTGCGCCTTGAGCGCCTCGTCTCGTACCTCGAAGTACTCCGCACAGCGTACCCGGGTGGTGACACGCTCGATGACGTCTGCCTTGTCCGGGTCCCACCGGCTGAGCCACTCACCGTACGGCGAGTCGAGCCCTCGCGAGGTCAGCGCCTGGTGGAAGGCGGTGAGCTTCGCCCTGGAGAACCCGTGCGAGTAGTAGAGCTTCAACGGCTGCCACGGCTCACCCGCCTCGGGGAACCGCTCCGGGTCCGAAGCGGCGTCGTAGGCTGCGACGGAAACCTCGTGACACCGGATGTGATCCGGATGTGGGTAACCACCGTTTTCGTCATAGGTGGTTACCACGTGTGGCCTGAACTCGCGGATCGCACGCACCAGCTCACGGATCGGCTCCTCCATCGGGATCGCGGCGAAACAGCCTTCCGGCAACGGCGGCATGGGCTCGCCCTCCGGCAGACCGGAGTCGATGAAGCCAAGCCAGCGGTGTTGCACACCGAGGATCTTGGCGGCGCGCGCCATCTCCTCCCTGCGCAGCTCCGACATGTTCGCGTGAACCTCGGGCTTGTCCATCGCGGGGTTGAGCACGCTGCCCGCCTCACCCCCGGTGCAGGTGACGACCATGACGTCGTGACCCTCAGCGACATAGCGGGCCATCGTGGCCGCACCCTTGCTCGACTCGTCGTCGGGATGCGCGTGCACCGCCATCAGCCGCAGCCGCTCTCCTGCACCGATCGTCTTGCCTTCGGACACCGCCATGACCCCTCCGGTCATCCGTCGTCGTGCGGACCCCCTGGCCCACGCCCTTAACACCTACACGGATACTCAACACACCAGACGCGCTGTTCATTCTCCCCACGACCACGACAACAGCCGACGGGAGGCCATGGTTGAGCAACGGGCAGGCCGACTCGGCACGCGGACGACCGCAGGAGGTCGCACCGGAGCCCACCGTGCCGGAGAACCGCTACGGCCGTGCTCGTCGCTCCGCGCGAATGCCGCGCGGCTGGCGGCTGTGGCTGCTCGTACTGCTGGTTCTCGGCGCGGGGGGCGCCCTCACCTACATCGCATACCGCAACCTCGGGGCCGCTCCCATCGAGGCCGAGCGAGTCGGGTTCGAGGAGCGGCCGGGCAACGCCATGGAGATCACCATCGCCGTCCGACGCGACGACCAGGACCGTCCCGGCGTGTGCATCGTGCGGGTGCGCGACATCTCCGGCGCCGAGAGCGGCAGGAGAGAGGTCTACATCCCGCCGGGCGTCGAGCGAGTCTCTACGGTGATCCGCGGCATCGACCGGCCCGTTACCGCTGACGTGTTCGGATGCGCTTACAATGTCCCGGAGTACATGTCAACCTCGTAGCGGCCAACGGGGTGAATAGAGCGCCGAACGTCCGCTCAGCGGAAAATTCGGGAACATTTGCCACGCAACGCGTGTTATCCTGACATGTCGGCACGGCCCAGGCGGGCCGTGTCTTTCCTTATATTCCAGCCACGCCAATGTGGCGGCCGGCTTGTATACCCAAGATCGGCAGGCCCTAGGAGGAGATGGTGACCGTGAGCGACACCAAGGTGACCTGGCTGACCCAGGAAGCCTACGACAGGCTCAAGAGCGAGCTCGATGAGTTGATCGAGAATCGTCCGGTCATCGCTGCGAAGATCAACGACAGCCGGGAGGAGGGCGACCTCAAGGAGAACGGTGGCTACCACGCCGCTCGTGAGGAACAGGGTCAGCAAGAAGCCCGCATCCGGCACCTGCAGGAGTTGCTTCGCACCGCGAAGGTCGGCGAGGCGCCCACGAACTCCGGCGTCGCCGAGCCGGGCATGGTCCTTACCGTGCGCTACGACGGCGACGACGACGAAGAGACTTTCCTGCTCGCGACCCGCGAGGAGGGCGGCCAGGGCCCGATGGAGGTGTACTCGCCCGATTCCCCGCTGGGGAAGGCGCTGCTCGGCGCCAGGGAGGGCGAGTCGCGCGAGTACAGCCTGCCCAACGGCAAGACCCAGAAGGTGACGCTCGTCAAGGCGGTGCCCTACAGCGGCTGATCAGCGACGTGTCCCGGTAGGTGCCCGGCGTGACGACGCCGGGCACCTACCGGCGACTATCGTGACCCGATGAGCACCGACCTGCCCATCTGCGCCACTTGCGCCATGCAGTACGAGGCTCCTCGTCCGGACTGCCCGGTTTGTCTCGACGAGCGCCAGTACGTACCGGCGGGTGGCCAGCGCTGGACCAGCCTCGCCGAACTGCGTGCGGGTGACTACACCGGCAAGCTCGCCGAACAGGGCCAAGGCATCATCGGCATCGGGACACAGCCGTCCTTCGGGATCGGGCAACGGGCGCTGCTGATCCCCACCGCCTCGGGCAACATCCTGTGGGACTGCGTCGCCTACCTCGACGACGACCTGATCGCCCAGATCGACGAACTCGGGGGCGTGTCGGCCATCGCGATCAGCCACCCGCACTACTACACGACGATGGTCGAGTGGGCGGAGGCGTTCGACGCGCCGATCCACCTGCACGCCGACGACCAGCAGTGGATCGGAAGGCCGCACGAGCGCATCCGGCTGTGGGACGGTGTCAGCCACCGCCTCGCCGAGGGGTTCACGCTGATCAACCTCGGGGTGCACTTCGCGGGCGGAACGGTGCTGCACCGTGCTGAGGGAACCGCGGGCGGCGCGGCGCTGTTCAGCGGCGACATCGTCCAGGTGATCCCCGACCGCACGCACGTCGCCTTCATGTACAGCTACCCCAACTACATTCCCGAGCGCCCTTCGGTGGTCAGGCGTGCCGCCGAGTTGCTCGAACCGCTGGAGTTCCAGGAAATCTACGGGGCGTGGTGGGACGCGGTCGTACGCGCGGACGGCAAGGAGGTTGTCCGCCGGTCCGTGCAGCGCTACCTGGAGCGAGTGGGCTGACCTCGCGCGACGCGCTCCAGCAGCGGCCGAACCCTTGGCGCAACCGGCGTGGACAGCGCGATGGACGTCGATGTCCTGCGCACCCCTGGCACGCCGACCACCTCGTCGATCACTCGCTGCAGGTCGTCGTTGGAGCGTGCGACCATCCGCACGAACAGGTCTCCCTGTCCCGTCGTCGCGTGGACCTCGCAGACCTCGTCGATCGCGGCCAGCGCACTCGACACCTCCGACCTCCGGCCCTGCGCGATCTCCAGCACCGCGAATGCGGTAAGGCCGTAGCCCATGGCTGCGAGGTCGAGTTCCGGAGGAAAGCCTTTCAGCACCCCGGCGGTGGTGAGGCGGTCCAGCCGTGCCTGCACGGTGCCGCGCGCCACCCCGAGCCTGCGCGCGCATTCGAGCACGCCCAGCCGTGGCGTGTCGGTGAGCAACAGCAGCAGGCGCCCGTCAAGCTCGTCGAGGTCCACTCGCCCTCCTGCGCAATCTGCTCAACCTGATCAACAAATAGTGGACCTCACTAGTCAGATTGTCCAGTGAAGTCCACTAGTGTTGCACAATGTGTTCGGCCAGGCGCATCCTGCCGAACATGACCAAACCCGCTCTCGACGACCTCAGCTACGACCAGTTGCGTCAACTCGTCGGCCTCGTCGACCACGACATCTCGGCCGATCCGTTTCCGGTGACGGCATTGGACGCGGTCGTGTTCACCGCGGGCAACGCCACCCAGACGGCGTGGTTCTACCAGGCCGCCTTCGGCATGGACCTCGTCGCCTATTCCGGCCCCGAAACCGGCAACCCTGACCACAAGTCGTTCGTGCTGCAGTCCGGCGCCGCTCGGTTCGTGATCAACGGCGGCGTGCGCCCCGACTCCCCGCTGCTCGACCACCATCGCAGACACGGCGACGGCGTCACCGACCTCGCGCTCGCGGTGTCCGATGTGGACAAGTGCGTTGAGCACGCGAGGGCGCAGGGCGCCACGATCCTGGTAGAACCGCACGACGTCTCCGACGCGGACGGCACCGTGCGACTCGCCGCGCTCGCGACCTACGGTGAGACCAGGCACACGCTGGTCGACCGCTCCCGCTACTTCGGCCCGTACCTGCCGGGCTACCAGGCCGGGCAGCGCACGGTCGCGCGGCCGCAGGGTGCGCCGAAGCGACTGTTCCAGGCCGTCGACCACTGCGTCGGCAATGTCGAACTCGGCAAGATGGACTACTGGGTCGACTGGTATCACCGGGTGATGGGCTTCGTGAACATGGCGGAGTTCGTCGGCGACGACATCGCCACCGAGTACTCCGCACTGATGAGCAAGGTGGTGTCCAACGGCAACCACCGGGTGAAGTTCCCGCTCAACGAGCCCGCCGTGGCCAAGAAGAAGTCGCAGATCGACGAGTACCTCGAGTTCTACGGCGGTCCGGGTTGCCAGCACATCGCGTTGGCCACCGGCGACATCGTCGCGACCGTGTCGGCCATGCGCGCCGCGGGTGTCGAGTTCCTGCACACCCCCGACTCCTACTACGACGACCCTGAGCTCGCGCGGCGCATCGGCGAGGTCCGGCTGCCGATCGAGACGCTGAAACAACACCGCATCCTCGTCGACCGCGACGAGGACGGCTACCTGCTGCAGATCTTCACCAAACCGATCGGTGACCGGCCCACGGTGTTCTTCGAGCTCATCGAACGGCACGGCTCGCTGGGCTTCGGCAAGGGCAACTTCAAGGCGCTGTTCGAAGCGATCGAGCGTGAGCAGGAGCGCAGGGGCAACCTATAAGCCGCGCCCTGGCCCGTGCGGGTCTGCGCGAGGACTCGCACGGGCCTCACGGCATCACCGTGTAGCCCGCACGCTGCAGTTGCGCCGCCACTTCCGCACAGTGCTGCGCACCCCGGGTCTCCAGCTTCAGCGCGATCTCCACCTCTCCCATCGCCAGCCTGCCCGAGATCCGGGAATGCTCGACGTCGAGCACGTTGGCCCCGAGTTCGCCGACCCGCGTCAGCACACCGGCCAGCGAACCCGGCCGGTCGGGAACGCACAGCCGCAGGCTCAGGTACCGTCCCGCAGCGGTCATACCGTGCTGGATGATCTGCAACAGCAGCAGCGGGTCCACGTTCCCACCGGAAAGCACAGCCACCACCGGCGGTTCGAACGCGCCCGCGTGCTCGAGCAGCGCGGCCACCGCCGCCGCGCCCGCGGGCTCGACCACGAGCTTTCGACGTTCCAGACACAGCAACACCGCACGCGACAGCGACTCCTCGTTCACCGTCACGATGTCGTCGACGAGCGTGGACACGTGCTGCAACGTCAACGGTCCCGGCGCCCCCACGGCGATCCCGTCCGCCATCGTCTGCATGCTCCGCAGCCGCACCGGTTCACCCGCCGCCAGGGAGGCAGGGAACGCGGCGGCGGACTCCGCCTGCACGCCCACCACGCGCACCTCGGGGCGCAACGCCTTGACCGCGCACGCCACCCCGCCGACGAGGCCACCACCGCCCGTTGCCACCAGGATCGTGGCCACGTCGGGCACCTGCTCCAGGATCTCCAGGCCGACAGTGCCCTGGCCAGCGATGATGTCGGGGTGGTCGAAGGGGTGGATGAACAGCGCACCCGTGCTGTTCGCGAACTCCTCGGCCCTGGCAAGAGTTTCCTCGAGCACCTCGCCGTGCAGCTGCACCTCGGCGCCGTAGCCGCGAGTGGCGGCCAGTTTCGGCAGCGGGGCACGCTCCGGCATGAACACCGTCGCCTTGATGCCGAGCAGCTGGGCAGCCAGCGCCACACCCTGGGCGTGGTTGCCCGCACTCGCGGCGACGACGCCGCGCGAGCGCTCCTCCTGCGAGAGTCCGTGAATGCGCGTGTAGGCGCCACGGATCTTGAAAGAGCCGGTGCGCTGCAGGTTCTCGCACTTCAGCTGCACCCCTCCGCCGACGGATTCCTCGAGGTCGCGGGCGTGCTCGACGGGGGTTGTCCGCACGACTCCCTCGAGCAGGTGCCGCGCCTTGCGGATCTGGTCCACGGTCACGAGTCGCATTCGACAGATCATGTCACTGCGCGCACAGTGACAGGACGGTTACCTGCATGCCCGGAATCACCATTGGGTATTCTTGTCACGAATTGGTATCCGAACGCGGGAGTCGTGTGGCATGGCACGGGCGAGAACGTCAGCTGGTTCACGTCCCGCGGGCATGCTTTCCCTACTGGCCGCCCTCACCTCCGCACTGGCACTGACCGGCGCCGCCGTCTACACGGTCGGGCAGGCCGCCTGCGAGCCGGGCCAGTACATCCGCCACGACAGCCACGTGGAACTCGTCGGCGGCTGCGTCGACGGTGAGCAGCTACGTAGGGCCGGTGTCGGCCAGGCACCCGGCAACGGCTCGACCGGCACCGCCGGTGCCTCACACAGCAACTACCGTCCCTGACCCTCCAGCGCGGCGCGCAGGTCGGCGAGCAGGTCGCGGGGGTCTTCGATACCCACCGAAAGCCGCACCAACTCGGCGGGGACCGCGAGCATCGAACCAGCCACGCTCGCGTGCGTCATGCGACCGGGATGCTCGATCAGCGACTCCACGCCACCCAGCGACTCCGCGAGCACGAACAGCCTGGTCCGTGCGGCCATGTCGAGCGCGGCTCGCTCGCCGTCCGCGTGGGTGAACGACACCATGCCACCGAACCTGCGCATCTGCTTGGCCGCGAGCGCGTGGCCCGGGTCGTCCGGCAGTCCCGGGTAGTAGACCCTGCTCACCTTCGGGTGCTCGGTGAGCGCCTGCGCTATGAACTCGGCGTTGTCGCAATGCCGTTCCATCCGCACGGCCAGCGTCTTCAGCCCGCGCAGTGTCAGCCACGCGTC encodes:
- the mca gene encoding mycothiol conjugate amidase Mca; this translates as MAVSEGKTIGAGERLRLMAVHAHPDDESSKGAATMARYVAEGHDVMVVTCTGGEAGSVLNPAMDKPEVHANMSELRREEMARAAKILGVQHRWLGFIDSGLPEGEPMPPLPEGCFAAIPMEEPIRELVRAIREFRPHVVTTYDENGGYPHPDHIRCHEVSVAAYDAASDPERFPEAGEPWQPLKLYYSHGFSRAKLTAFHQALTSRGLDSPYGEWLSRWDPDKADVIERVTTRVRCAEYFEVRDEALKAHATQIDPNSRWFAVPLEVQREVWPTEEYELVRSLVDTTLPEDDLFAGVREKVNT
- a CDS encoding DUF4307 domain-containing protein; this encodes MSNGQADSARGRPQEVAPEPTVPENRYGRARRSARMPRGWRLWLLVLLVLGAGGALTYIAYRNLGAAPIEAERVGFEERPGNAMEITIAVRRDDQDRPGVCIVRVRDISGAESGRREVYIPPGVERVSTVIRGIDRPVTADVFGCAYNVPEYMSTS
- the greA gene encoding transcription elongation factor GreA — translated: MTVSDTKVTWLTQEAYDRLKSELDELIENRPVIAAKINDSREEGDLKENGGYHAAREEQGQQEARIRHLQELLRTAKVGEAPTNSGVAEPGMVLTVRYDGDDDEETFLLATREEGGQGPMEVYSPDSPLGKALLGAREGESREYSLPNGKTQKVTLVKAVPYSG
- a CDS encoding MBL fold metallo-hydrolase encodes the protein MSTDLPICATCAMQYEAPRPDCPVCLDERQYVPAGGQRWTSLAELRAGDYTGKLAEQGQGIIGIGTQPSFGIGQRALLIPTASGNILWDCVAYLDDDLIAQIDELGGVSAIAISHPHYYTTMVEWAEAFDAPIHLHADDQQWIGRPHERIRLWDGVSHRLAEGFTLINLGVHFAGGTVLHRAEGTAGGAALFSGDIVQVIPDRTHVAFMYSYPNYIPERPSVVRRAAELLEPLEFQEIYGAWWDAVVRADGKEVVRRSVQRYLERVG
- a CDS encoding Lrp/AsnC family transcriptional regulator — encoded protein: MDLDELDGRLLLLLTDTPRLGVLECARRLGVARGTVQARLDRLTTAGVLKGFPPELDLAAMGYGLTAFAVLEIAQGRRSEVSSALAAIDEVCEVHATTGQGDLFVRMVARSNDDLQRVIDEVVGVPGVRRTSTSIALSTPVAPRVRPLLERVARGQPTRSR
- the hppD gene encoding 4-hydroxyphenylpyruvate dioxygenase: MTKPALDDLSYDQLRQLVGLVDHDISADPFPVTALDAVVFTAGNATQTAWFYQAAFGMDLVAYSGPETGNPDHKSFVLQSGAARFVINGGVRPDSPLLDHHRRHGDGVTDLALAVSDVDKCVEHARAQGATILVEPHDVSDADGTVRLAALATYGETRHTLVDRSRYFGPYLPGYQAGQRTVARPQGAPKRLFQAVDHCVGNVELGKMDYWVDWYHRVMGFVNMAEFVGDDIATEYSALMSKVVSNGNHRVKFPLNEPAVAKKKSQIDEYLEFYGGPGCQHIALATGDIVATVSAMRAAGVEFLHTPDSYYDDPELARRIGEVRLPIETLKQHRILVDRDEDGYLLQIFTKPIGDRPTVFFELIERHGSLGFGKGNFKALFEAIEREQERRGNL
- the ilvA gene encoding threonine ammonia-lyase encodes the protein MRLVTVDQIRKARHLLEGVVRTTPVEHARDLEESVGGGVQLKCENLQRTGSFKIRGAYTRIHGLSQEERSRGVVAASAGNHAQGVALAAQLLGIKATVFMPERAPLPKLAATRGYGAEVQLHGEVLEETLARAEEFANSTGALFIHPFDHPDIIAGQGTVGLEILEQVPDVATILVATGGGGLVGGVACAVKALRPEVRVVGVQAESAAAFPASLAAGEPVRLRSMQTMADGIAVGAPGPLTLQHVSTLVDDIVTVNEESLSRAVLLCLERRKLVVEPAGAAAVAALLEHAGAFEPPVVAVLSGGNVDPLLLLQIIQHGMTAAGRYLSLRLCVPDRPGSLAGVLTRVGELGANVLDVEHSRISGRLAMGEVEIALKLETRGAQHCAEVAAQLQRAGYTVMP